From a region of the Triticum aestivum cultivar Chinese Spring chromosome 7D, IWGSC CS RefSeq v2.1, whole genome shotgun sequence genome:
- the LOC123164000 gene encoding uncharacterized protein isoform X2 → MAPASAPAPALDVEGGVGGGNSQNALKSEADVERSVAPGGGSAPGEFRADDPATAVCEDGINSSDNPALAVDVNGKGDGGKENLGKVRVKSEPEHCEGEGAVLAPCTRPAGADFVGIASSSYKLPVASPEDSTDERGGDSTECSSSFADSCCETGDEAGNGDPEVNSPFSAHANGGQASAMPRKKKVTAEWRNAVRPMLWRCEWLELRMKDLLSQVSKYDSQLALIEQEKELQRATSKTNGCRQESGKNCRDHENISMERRKRKRHEDTVDTSLYLKKHKILSYFFDKQNKGADADGLLIDDDSHGQVGDDTRCRLEIVGLPASKEYDMVSNQFVLQKVLMQIGGIQSRVHRLQERLSKARCKQAKLASFMDHDQVKVAEKRQRIQKRAFSPENDRYAKPQKKKKLNILLEQEDGPTLSVKPTLSERGTDCLIEDPQGNSEEKALERSQAHKKDITVDLLLAVESSLPNGHLGDLCKENTDDILIDNQGAKDGYQPLENAKHPPEEPPVLIENVAKTAPSKVGNTSEPVEAEKSSVPLVKQEVTIGKLPVLKHVYSGKKRGRTPKTEDMGSEAASKNHNKEASETPSAKQKAETTPCAENENAGSKMQEIVDIRSPSKKSNSGNSCSAAEKLKIGNSSSAAKAQKSGNSSSAAKAPKTGNSSSDGNKQAAGNSSSAAKKPKMGNSSSDGKKQAAGNSFTAAKPKTGKSSPDGKKQAAGNSSAPARTEMSENIHTNLRIEKAILVEVNSRRSQRVRKPKVY, encoded by the exons ATGGCGCCGGcttcggctccggctccggcgTTGGACGTCgagggcggggtcggcggcggcaacAGCCAGAACGCGCTGAAGTCCGAAGCCGACGTGGAGCGTTCCGTCGCTCCGGGAGGCGGTTCTGCGCCCGGTGAATTCCGCGCAGATGACCCGGCCACAGCGGTTTGTGAGGACGGTATCAACTCCTCAGATAACCCAGCCCTGGCTGTGGATGTCAACGGCAAGGGCGACGGGGGCAAGGAGAATCTGGGCAAGGTGCGGGTGAAATCCGAGCCCGAGCACTGCGAGGGTGAAGGCGCCGTTCTTGCCCCTTGCACCAGGCCCGCGGGTGCCGATTTTGTGGGGATAGCTTCCTCCTCCTATAAACTGCCCGTGGCGAGTCCCGAGGACTCGACCGACGAGCGAGGAGGGGATAGCACAGAGTGCTCGAGCTCGTTCGCAGACTCCTGTTGTGAGACTGGTGATGAGGCAGGCAATGGTGACCCGGAAGTGAATTCTCCCTTTTCAGCTCATGCTAATGGCGGTCAAGCTTCCGCGATGCCCAG AAAGAAAAAGGTAACTGCCGAGTGGAGGAATGCCGTCCGCCCAATGCTGTGGAGATGTGAGTGGTTAGAGCTGCGCATGAAGGATCTTTTATCTCAAGTATCAAAGTATGACAGCCAGCTTGCTCTCATCGAGCAGGAAAAAGAATTGCAGAGAGCAACAAGCAAGACAAATGGTTGTAGGCAAGAATCTGGGAAGAACTGCAGAGACCATGAAAATATTAGCATGGAGAGGAGAAAGCGCAAAAGACATGAAGACACTGTGGACACATCATTGTACCTCAAGAAGCACAAGATATTATCATACTTCTTTG ATAAACAAAACAAGGGAGCTGACGCAGATGGCCTCTTAATTGATGATGATAGTCATGGTCAAG TTGGGGATGATACTAGATGCCGCCTTGAAATTGTTGGTTTGCCTGCGTCCAAGGAATATGATATGGTTTCCAACCAATTTGTGTTACAAAAAGTTCTCATGCAAATTGGTGGTATCCAGTCTCGAGTTCATCGTCTACAAGAGCGTCTCAGCAAGGCTCGCTGTAAACAAGCAAAGTTGGCATCTTTCATGGATCATGACCAGGTCAAGGTGGCTGAGAAGAGGCAAAGGATACAAAAACGCGCATTCTCTCCTGAGAATGATCGATATGCTAAGCCACAGAAAAAGAAGAAGCTAAACATTTTGCTGGAGCAGGAGGATGGACCAACTCTGTCAGTAAAACCCACATTGTCTGAGAGGGGAACTGATTGTCTAATAGAAGATCCACAGGGTAATAGTGAAGAAAAAGCTCTAGAGAGGAGCCAGGCACATAAGAAAGACATCACAGTGGACCTACTTCTAGCTGTTGAAAGTTCCTTACCAAATGGTCATTTGGGAGATTTGTGCAAAGAA AACACTGATGATATCCTCATAGACAACCAAGGGGCCAAAGATGGGTATCAGCCGCTTGAGAACGCCAAGCATCCACCTGAGGAACCACCTGTGCTTATTGAGAATGTTGCTAAAACTGCTCCATCGAAAGTTGGGAATACCTCTGAACCAGTGGAAGCCGAGAAAAGTTCGGTCCCACTGGTTAAGCAAGAAGTAACTATTGGAAAACTGCCAGTTTTGAAGCATGTCTACTCTGGAAAGAAACGTGGAAGGACACCCAAGACAGAAGATATGGGCTCTGAAGCTGCATCCAAGAACCACAATAAAGAGGCCTCTGAAACACCTTCTGCAAAGCAGAAAGCTGAGACAACACCCTGCGCTGAAAACGAGAACGCTGGCTCAAAGATGCAGGAAATCGTGGACATTCGGTCTCCTTCAAAGAAGTCGAACTCTGGGAATTCTTGTTCAGCTGCAGAGAAGCTGAAAATTGGAAACTCATCCTCAGCTGCAAAGGCGCAGAAATCTGGAAACTCTTCCTCAGCCGCAAAGGCTCCCAAAACAGGAAACTCATCCTCAGATGGAAATAAGCAGGCAGCTGGAAACTCATCATCAGCTGCAAAGAAGCCAAAAATGGGGAACTCATCCTCGGATGGAAAGAAGCAGGCAGCTGGAAACTCATTCACAGCTGCGAAGCCGAAAACAGGAAAGTCATCCCCAGATGGAAAGAAGCAGGCAGCTGGAAACTCGTCCGCACCTGCAAGGACGGAAATGAGTGAAAACATCCACACCAATCTTAGGATTGAGAAGGCTATCTTGGTGGAGGTGAACAGCAGGAGGAGTCAAAGGGTACGGAAGCCTAAGGTTTACTGA
- the LOC123164000 gene encoding uncharacterized protein isoform X1, with protein sequence MAPASAPAPALDVEGGVGGGNSQNALKSEADVERSVAPGGGSAPGEFRADDPATAVCEDGINSSDNPALAVDVNGKGDGGKENLGKVRVKSEPEHCEGEGAVLAPCTRPAGADFVGIASSSYKLPVASPEDSTDERGGDSTECSSSFADSCCETGDEAGNGDPEVNSPFSAHANGGQASAMPRKKKVTAEWRNAVRPMLWRCEWLELRMKDLLSQVSKYDSQLALIEQEKELQRATSKTNGCRQESGKNCRDHENISMERRKRKRHEDTVDTSLYLKKHKILSYFFGPLSIYFLFVGIVHHFIPWLSMFCTRILLVIIRLFLSSTDKQNKGADADGLLIDDDSHGQVGDDTRCRLEIVGLPASKEYDMVSNQFVLQKVLMQIGGIQSRVHRLQERLSKARCKQAKLASFMDHDQVKVAEKRQRIQKRAFSPENDRYAKPQKKKKLNILLEQEDGPTLSVKPTLSERGTDCLIEDPQGNSEEKALERSQAHKKDITVDLLLAVESSLPNGHLGDLCKENTDDILIDNQGAKDGYQPLENAKHPPEEPPVLIENVAKTAPSKVGNTSEPVEAEKSSVPLVKQEVTIGKLPVLKHVYSGKKRGRTPKTEDMGSEAASKNHNKEASETPSAKQKAETTPCAENENAGSKMQEIVDIRSPSKKSNSGNSCSAAEKLKIGNSSSAAKAQKSGNSSSAAKAPKTGNSSSDGNKQAAGNSSSAAKKPKMGNSSSDGKKQAAGNSFTAAKPKTGKSSPDGKKQAAGNSSAPARTEMSENIHTNLRIEKAILVEVNSRRSQRVRKPKVY encoded by the exons ATGGCGCCGGcttcggctccggctccggcgTTGGACGTCgagggcggggtcggcggcggcaacAGCCAGAACGCGCTGAAGTCCGAAGCCGACGTGGAGCGTTCCGTCGCTCCGGGAGGCGGTTCTGCGCCCGGTGAATTCCGCGCAGATGACCCGGCCACAGCGGTTTGTGAGGACGGTATCAACTCCTCAGATAACCCAGCCCTGGCTGTGGATGTCAACGGCAAGGGCGACGGGGGCAAGGAGAATCTGGGCAAGGTGCGGGTGAAATCCGAGCCCGAGCACTGCGAGGGTGAAGGCGCCGTTCTTGCCCCTTGCACCAGGCCCGCGGGTGCCGATTTTGTGGGGATAGCTTCCTCCTCCTATAAACTGCCCGTGGCGAGTCCCGAGGACTCGACCGACGAGCGAGGAGGGGATAGCACAGAGTGCTCGAGCTCGTTCGCAGACTCCTGTTGTGAGACTGGTGATGAGGCAGGCAATGGTGACCCGGAAGTGAATTCTCCCTTTTCAGCTCATGCTAATGGCGGTCAAGCTTCCGCGATGCCCAG AAAGAAAAAGGTAACTGCCGAGTGGAGGAATGCCGTCCGCCCAATGCTGTGGAGATGTGAGTGGTTAGAGCTGCGCATGAAGGATCTTTTATCTCAAGTATCAAAGTATGACAGCCAGCTTGCTCTCATCGAGCAGGAAAAAGAATTGCAGAGAGCAACAAGCAAGACAAATGGTTGTAGGCAAGAATCTGGGAAGAACTGCAGAGACCATGAAAATATTAGCATGGAGAGGAGAAAGCGCAAAAGACATGAAGACACTGTGGACACATCATTGTACCTCAAGAAGCACAAGATATTATCATACTTCTTTGGTCCGCTatctatttattttctgtttgttgGGATAGTGCATCACTTTATCCCATGGTTGTCTATGTTTTGCACCAGGATACTACTGGTAATAATAAGGTTATTCTTGTCTTCTACAGATAAACAAAACAAGGGAGCTGACGCAGATGGCCTCTTAATTGATGATGATAGTCATGGTCAAG TTGGGGATGATACTAGATGCCGCCTTGAAATTGTTGGTTTGCCTGCGTCCAAGGAATATGATATGGTTTCCAACCAATTTGTGTTACAAAAAGTTCTCATGCAAATTGGTGGTATCCAGTCTCGAGTTCATCGTCTACAAGAGCGTCTCAGCAAGGCTCGCTGTAAACAAGCAAAGTTGGCATCTTTCATGGATCATGACCAGGTCAAGGTGGCTGAGAAGAGGCAAAGGATACAAAAACGCGCATTCTCTCCTGAGAATGATCGATATGCTAAGCCACAGAAAAAGAAGAAGCTAAACATTTTGCTGGAGCAGGAGGATGGACCAACTCTGTCAGTAAAACCCACATTGTCTGAGAGGGGAACTGATTGTCTAATAGAAGATCCACAGGGTAATAGTGAAGAAAAAGCTCTAGAGAGGAGCCAGGCACATAAGAAAGACATCACAGTGGACCTACTTCTAGCTGTTGAAAGTTCCTTACCAAATGGTCATTTGGGAGATTTGTGCAAAGAA AACACTGATGATATCCTCATAGACAACCAAGGGGCCAAAGATGGGTATCAGCCGCTTGAGAACGCCAAGCATCCACCTGAGGAACCACCTGTGCTTATTGAGAATGTTGCTAAAACTGCTCCATCGAAAGTTGGGAATACCTCTGAACCAGTGGAAGCCGAGAAAAGTTCGGTCCCACTGGTTAAGCAAGAAGTAACTATTGGAAAACTGCCAGTTTTGAAGCATGTCTACTCTGGAAAGAAACGTGGAAGGACACCCAAGACAGAAGATATGGGCTCTGAAGCTGCATCCAAGAACCACAATAAAGAGGCCTCTGAAACACCTTCTGCAAAGCAGAAAGCTGAGACAACACCCTGCGCTGAAAACGAGAACGCTGGCTCAAAGATGCAGGAAATCGTGGACATTCGGTCTCCTTCAAAGAAGTCGAACTCTGGGAATTCTTGTTCAGCTGCAGAGAAGCTGAAAATTGGAAACTCATCCTCAGCTGCAAAGGCGCAGAAATCTGGAAACTCTTCCTCAGCCGCAAAGGCTCCCAAAACAGGAAACTCATCCTCAGATGGAAATAAGCAGGCAGCTGGAAACTCATCATCAGCTGCAAAGAAGCCAAAAATGGGGAACTCATCCTCGGATGGAAAGAAGCAGGCAGCTGGAAACTCATTCACAGCTGCGAAGCCGAAAACAGGAAAGTCATCCCCAGATGGAAAGAAGCAGGCAGCTGGAAACTCGTCCGCACCTGCAAGGACGGAAATGAGTGAAAACATCCACACCAATCTTAGGATTGAGAAGGCTATCTTGGTGGAGGTGAACAGCAGGAGGAGTCAAAGGGTACGGAAGCCTAAGGTTTACTGA